CTGTTCGACGTCGTCCGGGACCGCCGGATCAACCACCGGCCCGAGGTCGTCGCCGGAGTCCTGGAGGAGGACTGCACCCGGCTGCTGTCCGGCTGGTTCGACGAGCAGCGCCGTTTCCGGACGCCGCCCGGAGTCGGGTAACCTACCCGGCGGTGGCGTGTCCGAGCGGCCGAAGGAGCACGCCTCGAAAGCGTGTGAGGGGGCAACTCCTCCGTGGGTTCAAATCCCACCGCCACCGCCAGTCGTTGCCGGTGTTTGTGCAGGTCACCGACCTGCAGGAGCACCTTCAACACCCCCGAATTGGCCCTCTGGTCACAGGAATGGTCACAGAACCGCCGGGATCACTCCGACTCACCGGTCACGAGCGCCGAGACCCGGGCAGCCGCCATGGCCTGCATGTCCGTGTCGACGTGCGAGTACGTGTCCAGCGTGACGGACACGTTCGCATGCCCGAGACGCT
The DNA window shown above is from Actinomycetes bacterium and carries:
- a CDS encoding tyrosine-type recombinase/integrase is translated as MCRCRHNHDLRHTHATLALRAGVHRRVVQERLGHANVSVTLDTYSHVDTDMQAMAAARVSALVTGESE